In a genomic window of Halorientalis sp. IM1011:
- the proC gene encoding pyrroline-5-carboxylate reductase, producing MTHVSVIGCGNMGGAFVTGLTQTGAYEVTAIDLDPEALASVADDADRTTDDIDAAREADIVVLSVKPKAVSAVLSDLDLRPDQSLVTIAAGVPRSFVASETDATVVRIMPNLAAETGDMAAAATHEGLDDDVREMLDAVGEFVEIDEELMDVATAVNGSGPAFVFYLIDAMKEAGVDGGLDPEQAETLAAQTFKGAAETVLRDDRNVSELIDAVCSPNGTTIEGMEVLWDSDADTAVVDAVEAAEDRSRELAEEFDDE from the coding sequence ATGACACACGTGAGCGTTATCGGTTGCGGGAACATGGGTGGAGCTTTCGTGACGGGGCTCACCCAGACCGGAGCCTACGAAGTGACAGCTATCGACCTCGATCCCGAGGCGCTGGCGTCGGTCGCCGACGACGCGGACAGGACGACCGACGACATCGACGCGGCCCGGGAGGCGGACATCGTCGTTCTGTCGGTCAAACCGAAGGCAGTCTCCGCAGTCCTCTCGGATCTCGATCTCCGGCCGGACCAGTCGCTGGTCACCATCGCGGCGGGCGTCCCGCGGTCGTTCGTCGCCAGCGAGACGGACGCGACGGTCGTCCGGATCATGCCGAATCTGGCGGCCGAGACCGGCGACATGGCCGCTGCAGCCACCCACGAGGGACTCGACGACGACGTGCGGGAGATGCTCGATGCGGTCGGCGAGTTCGTCGAGATCGACGAGGAGTTGATGGACGTGGCGACAGCAGTCAACGGCAGCGGCCCGGCCTTCGTCTTCTACCTCATCGACGCGATGAAGGAGGCCGGCGTCGACGGCGGCCTCGATCCCGAGCAAGCCGAGACGCTGGCCGCCCAGACGTTCAAAGGCGCGGCCGAGACAGTCCTCCGGGATGACCGAAACGTCTCGGAACTCATCGACGCCGTCTGCTCGCCCAACGGGACGACCATCGAGGGCATGGAAGTGCTGTGGGACAGCGACGCCGATACGGCGGTCGTCGACGCCGTCGAAGCGGCCGAGGATCGGTCCCGCGAACTCGCCGAGGAGTTCGACGATGAGTGA
- a CDS encoding orc1/cdc6 family replication initiation protein produces the protein MDTDSSGSNGGDSPSEDADPVPDDLSEDFGSDEIDATGSGSVDDTGSESIEEMLLEFDEQAGLIRDRSLLDPNYIVEEDRIVGRGEQLQEVTKMLRVALGDNRPPNLFLYGPSGTGKSLITKAVCENISNICEQRDIRFGTIEVNCQDLNTLGIAVYELAERAATEAGVEVQVPKHGVATKEKWDDLYRIVDENFDSVVFVLDELDMLVGRRDKQEPAFSRLLYQLTRSGAIDDLDAHISVVAISNDTKMMESVGSRALSSFTPEDVHFDDYDANQLQAILRRRQDAFYDGVLSDDVIPLAAAFAAQTHGDARKAIDLMRVAGELAEREGDSSVGEEHVRNAQEKVEKNRVLEVVRGISTQKKLCLYATAAVADETDDGTARSTTGYQVYQFLTDTIGVDQYHQETYVNKMKELTTYSLVDFERRSHGPSSGMFLEFQFAERPDTILDTLREDSRIEMVSADEVQSVVKAQLRNET, from the coding sequence ATGGACACTGACTCGTCCGGGTCCAATGGTGGGGACTCGCCGTCGGAGGACGCCGACCCGGTTCCGGACGATCTCAGCGAGGATTTCGGTTCCGACGAGATCGACGCTACCGGTTCCGGATCGGTCGACGACACCGGATCCGAGTCGATCGAAGAGATGCTGCTCGAGTTCGACGAACAGGCGGGATTGATCCGCGATCGGTCGCTTCTCGACCCGAATTACATCGTCGAAGAGGATCGCATCGTGGGTCGTGGCGAACAGCTCCAGGAGGTGACGAAGATGCTCCGCGTCGCGCTGGGCGACAATCGACCACCGAACCTCTTTCTCTACGGGCCCTCCGGGACCGGAAAGTCACTCATCACCAAAGCGGTCTGTGAGAACATCTCGAACATCTGTGAACAGCGGGATATCCGGTTCGGGACGATCGAGGTCAACTGCCAGGACCTGAACACGCTCGGCATCGCGGTGTACGAACTCGCCGAGCGAGCGGCCACCGAGGCCGGTGTGGAAGTGCAGGTCCCGAAACACGGCGTCGCGACCAAAGAGAAGTGGGACGACCTGTATCGGATCGTCGATGAGAACTTCGATTCGGTCGTGTTCGTCCTCGACGAACTCGACATGCTCGTCGGCCGCCGAGACAAACAGGAACCCGCCTTCTCTCGACTGCTGTATCAGTTGACGCGGTCCGGTGCCATCGACGATCTCGACGCACACATCTCGGTCGTCGCCATCTCGAACGACACCAAGATGATGGAGTCCGTCGGGAGTCGCGCTCTCAGTTCGTTCACCCCGGAGGACGTCCACTTCGACGACTACGACGCCAACCAGTTGCAGGCCATCCTCCGTCGCCGACAGGACGCGTTCTACGACGGCGTGCTCAGCGACGACGTCATTCCGCTCGCGGCCGCGTTCGCGGCACAGACGCACGGCGATGCACGGAAGGCGATCGACCTCATGCGGGTCGCCGGGGAGTTGGCCGAACGGGAGGGCGATTCCAGCGTCGGTGAAGAACACGTTCGGAACGCCCAGGAGAAAGTCGAGAAGAACCGCGTTCTGGAAGTCGTGCGCGGTATCAGTACCCAGAAGAAGCTCTGTCTCTACGCCACGGCGGCGGTCGCGGACGAAACCGACGACGGGACGGCCCGCAGTACGACTGGGTACCAGGTCTACCAGTTCCTGACCGACACGATCGGAGTCGACCAGTACCACCAGGAAACCTACGTCAACAAGATGAAAGAGCTGACGACCTACTCGCTGGTCGACTTCGAGCGACGGAGTCACGGCCCGAGTTCAGGTATGTTCCTCGAATTTCAGTTCGCCGAGCGGCCGGACACGATCCTCGATACGCTACGCGAAGACTCTCGAATCGAGATGGTCTCCGCCGACGAAGTCCAGTCGGTGGTCAAAGCGCAACTCCGTAACGAAACCTGA
- the proB gene encoding glutamate 5-kinase, with protein sequence MSEQPPIEAIDEATVEQARQQAADAQRVIVKAGTNSLTDADSQLDRVKLDKLVSDIMALRERGKDVLLVSSGAVGAGKGLIDEETETVEESQALSTVGQSHLMRHYTQSFDRYDQTVAQILLTEHDLANPERFTNVRNTIETLFDWGIVPIINENDAIATEEIQIGDNDMLSASVAIGVDVDLLVTLTDVGGVYTGNPKDDADAELIEAVGANYDAVQSLVDDSTTAEFGGIQTKVEGARDVSEHGTPAIIASSADRDVLERIATAKSVGTLFVPINGATDD encoded by the coding sequence ATGAGTGAGCAGCCACCAATCGAGGCCATCGACGAAGCGACCGTCGAGCAGGCACGCCAGCAGGCCGCCGACGCCCAGCGCGTGATCGTCAAGGCGGGGACGAACTCCCTGACTGACGCGGACTCCCAACTCGATCGCGTGAAACTCGATAAACTGGTCAGCGACATCATGGCCCTCCGGGAGCGCGGGAAAGACGTACTGTTGGTCTCGTCTGGCGCAGTCGGTGCCGGCAAAGGGCTGATCGACGAGGAGACCGAGACCGTCGAGGAGAGCCAGGCGCTGTCGACCGTCGGACAGAGCCATCTGATGCGCCACTACACGCAGAGTTTCGACCGGTACGACCAGACGGTCGCACAGATTCTCCTGACCGAGCACGATCTGGCCAACCCCGAGCGGTTCACGAACGTCCGCAACACCATCGAGACCCTGTTCGACTGGGGAATCGTCCCGATCATCAACGAGAACGACGCGATCGCGACCGAGGAGATCCAGATCGGCGACAACGACATGCTCTCGGCGTCAGTCGCTATCGGCGTCGACGTCGATCTGCTGGTGACGCTGACCGATGTTGGCGGCGTCTACACTGGCAACCCGAAGGACGACGCCGACGCGGAACTGATCGAGGCAGTCGGCGCGAACTACGACGCCGTCCAGTCGCTCGTCGACGACAGCACGACCGCCGAGTTCGGCGGCATCCAGACGAAAGTCGAGGGCGCACGCGACGTGAGCGAGCACGGCACGCCCGCGATCATCGCGAGCTCGGCGGACCGAGACGTGCTGGAACGGATCGCTACTGCCAAATCAGTAGGCACCCTATTCGTCCCGATAAACGGAGCCACAGATGACTGA
- a CDS encoding glutamate-5-semialdehyde dehydrogenase yields MTEYDTESQVTDAQHAALQLANVDEATRNAALESIADAIRGHETEIREANATDVEEAEAMLEQGEYTQALVDRLKLDDAKLESIAEMVESVAEQEDPLGETLEARELDEDLELYKVAVPIGVVGTIFESRPDALVQIAALALKSGNAVILKGGSEASESNRVLYEIIREATAELPDGWVQLIEAHEEVDRLLEMDDKVDLLMPRGSSEFVSYIQNNTQIPVLGHTEGICHVYVDEAADLEQAEEIAFDAKVQYPAVCNAVETLLVNERVAETFLPDMVERYEAAGVELRGDEATREIVDVGEATDADWDSEYGDLELSIKIVSDVYEAVEHINAHGSKHTESIVTEDAEAAELFMTGIDAASVFHNASTRFADGYRYGLGAEVGISTGKIHARGPVGLAGLTTYKYYLEGDGQLVATYAGEDATPFTHEAFDGEWTPGRLADE; encoded by the coding sequence ATGACTGAGTACGACACGGAATCCCAGGTGACCGACGCACAGCACGCCGCGCTGCAGCTGGCAAACGTCGACGAAGCGACGCGCAACGCGGCGCTCGAATCGATCGCCGACGCCATTCGCGGCCACGAGACGGAGATCCGCGAGGCGAACGCGACCGACGTGGAGGAGGCAGAGGCCATGCTCGAACAGGGCGAGTACACCCAGGCGCTCGTCGACCGGCTGAAACTCGACGACGCGAAACTGGAGAGCATCGCCGAGATGGTCGAGAGCGTCGCCGAACAGGAAGATCCCCTCGGCGAGACACTGGAAGCCCGGGAACTGGACGAGGATCTCGAACTGTACAAGGTCGCCGTACCGATCGGTGTCGTCGGCACCATCTTCGAGTCACGGCCGGACGCACTGGTCCAGATCGCCGCCCTCGCCCTCAAATCCGGCAACGCCGTCATCCTCAAAGGCGGCAGTGAAGCGAGCGAGTCCAACCGCGTCCTCTACGAGATCATCCGCGAAGCGACCGCCGAGCTGCCCGACGGCTGGGTCCAGCTCATCGAAGCACACGAGGAGGTCGACCGCCTGCTGGAGATGGACGACAAAGTGGATCTGCTGATGCCCCGTGGCTCCTCGGAGTTCGTCTCCTACATCCAGAACAACACCCAAATTCCCGTACTGGGCCACACGGAGGGGATCTGCCACGTCTACGTCGACGAGGCCGCCGACCTCGAACAGGCAGAGGAGATCGCCTTCGACGCCAAGGTCCAGTATCCGGCGGTCTGTAACGCCGTCGAGACGCTACTGGTCAACGAACGCGTCGCCGAGACGTTCCTGCCGGACATGGTCGAGCGCTACGAGGCTGCCGGCGTCGAACTCCGCGGAGACGAGGCGACTCGCGAGATCGTCGACGTGGGCGAAGCGACCGACGCCGACTGGGACAGCGAGTACGGGGATCTCGAACTGTCGATCAAGATCGTCTCGGACGTGTACGAGGCTGTCGAACACATCAACGCCCACGGCTCGAAACACACCGAGTCGATCGTCACCGAAGACGCCGAGGCCGCCGAGCTGTTCATGACCGGCATCGACGCCGCGAGCGTCTTCCACAACGCCTCAACGCGCTTTGCCGACGGCTATCGCTACGGGCTTGGCGCGGAGGTCGGCATCTCGACGGGGAAGATCCACGCTCGTGGCCCGGTCGGTCTGGCGGGGTTGACGACCTACAAGTACTACCTCGAGGGCGACGGCCAGCTCGTGGCCACCTACGCAGGGGAAGACGCAACGCCGTTCACTCACGAGGCCTTCGACGGCGAGTGGACACCCGGCCGGCTCGCTGATGAATAG
- a CDS encoding ParA family protein: MLAYTVYSEAGGVGKTTLTANLAKAEARAGNEVLLIDLDTQEASLSYLLDVDEDRSNKEADSLLRHMIDRPRGDFADLIKTSEGLDIIPAHNILEYASKHLQRRAEEAADFGESFNPNKQLLRVLREAGVHEQYDTLIIDPPASPDIKLHNAIHATRHLVIPFEPSGKGYESVQGLDDIVAGLEENLEIEVGVLAIVPNRFEGLNTQDQFLVELQDEGWEVPVTFRKRSSLLEGCWDKQCTAFRYIDEHRDRERDHELDTLDKFEELAAYIRRQKEVPA, encoded by the coding sequence ATGTTGGCCTATACGGTCTACAGCGAGGCAGGGGGCGTCGGGAAAACGACGCTCACTGCGAATCTCGCGAAAGCGGAAGCGCGGGCCGGAAACGAGGTCCTGCTGATCGATCTCGACACGCAGGAGGCCTCGCTTTCGTACCTCCTCGACGTCGACGAGGATCGGAGTAACAAGGAGGCCGATAGCCTCCTTCGGCACATGATCGACCGCCCGCGTGGGGATTTTGCGGATCTGATCAAAACGAGCGAGGGCCTGGACATCATCCCCGCACACAACATCCTCGAATACGCGTCGAAACACCTCCAGCGACGGGCCGAGGAGGCTGCCGATTTCGGTGAGTCGTTCAACCCCAACAAACAACTCCTCCGGGTTCTGCGGGAAGCCGGCGTGCACGAGCAGTACGACACGCTCATCATCGACCCCCCGGCCAGCCCGGACATCAAACTCCACAACGCGATTCACGCCACCCGACACCTGGTGATCCCGTTCGAGCCAAGCGGGAAGGGCTACGAATCGGTACAGGGCCTCGACGACATCGTCGCCGGACTCGAAGAGAACCTGGAAATCGAAGTTGGGGTCCTGGCGATCGTTCCCAACCGATTCGAGGGGCTGAACACGCAAGATCAGTTCCTGGTCGAACTCCAGGACGAAGGATGGGAGGTCCCGGTCACGTTCCGGAAGCGCTCCTCGCTCCTCGAAGGGTGTTGGGACAAACAATGTACCGCATTTCGCTATATAGACGAACATCGTGATCGCGAGCGGGATCACGAACTCGACACGCTGGACAAGTTCGAGGAGTTGGCGGCGTATATCCGCCGCCAGAAGGAGGTGCCGGCATGA